A stretch of the Capsicum annuum cultivar UCD-10X-F1 chromosome 10, UCD10Xv1.1, whole genome shotgun sequence genome encodes the following:
- the LOC107844387 gene encoding vegetative cell wall protein gp1-like: MEPLTALSLPSPSLSLTPHPGPRPSAPSPTIGADPTRPPVPGVEPSSPAERLSLSPYPLSLPRPGLRPHRRRRPTALTRPDPRSRPPVTDADPHCRTPVPRPPTVPPPPPFSVQTPTPTPIPPSPTPVQQSNSRSSVFYHNRRSIDSSRRSISAAKSPGSKSTQGLVAGLVYKRNLFMVPSIPDDYGEVFLIRYDVPKTIIDVDVEGFLAQQLKVEHHNESEDESEDVYEEEYEEEFEDEPKDDVDFEDEP; encoded by the exons ATGGAA cctctaacggctctctctctccctagcccctctctctctctcacgcCTCACCCCGGTCCACGGCCTTCGGCGCCGTCACCGACcatcggcgccgacccgacccgaccaccGGTCCCCGGCGTCGAACCGTCGTCGCCGGCCGAACGactttctctctctccctaccctctctctctcccGCGCCCCGGTCTCCGGCCCCATCGCCGTCGCCGACCTACGGcgctgacccgacccgacccccGATCCCGACCGCCGGTCACCGACGCCGACCCCCATTGCCGAACGCCGGTTCCTCGCCCCCCCACtgtacccccacccccacccttcTCTGTCCagacccccacccccacccccatccccCCTTCTCCGACGCCGGTACAACAGTCCAACAGCCGAAGCTCGGTCTTTTACCACAACCGCCGCTCGATCGACAGCAGCCGCAGATCCATCTCAGCAGCGAAATCCCCCGGCAGCAAGTCAACGCAGGGCTTGGTTGCCGGCTTGGTCTACAAGCGAAatctg TTTATGGTCCCATCTATACCAGATGATTATGGTGAAGTTTTCTTAATAAGGTATGATGTTCCAAAAACAATTATTGATGTGGATGTCGAAGGATTTCTTGCTCAACAACTTAAAGTTGAGCATCACAATGAGTCTGAAGACGAGTCTGAAGATGTGTATGAAGAAGAGTATGAAGAGGAGTTTGAAGATGAGCCTAAAGACgatgttgattttgaggatgaaccatga